Proteins encoded by one window of Pempheris klunzingeri isolate RE-2024b chromosome 14, fPemKlu1.hap1, whole genome shotgun sequence:
- the phldb1a gene encoding pleckstrin homology-like domain family B member 1 isoform X6: MDLHVSDNSDSPDDMERMSRNKVEHGRQTHQVLQTTPLDLFETGKSLKVQAERPHLVSLGSGRLSTAITLLPLLEGRTTLGSGGTDIPLQGHGIAAQHCYIENQAGSITLYPCGNQCSVDGLPITKPYRLTQGCMLCFGQSAFFRFNHPEEALRMKSMLPGGSQGLSTTRTHPTDFYSVLNGNHQSLPGNGDSKVNNIAGNLQDSLVLKPSSSSGSGKLPTHRSSPPNMLNGRNGSMTDDSIYENSSSFLGQNLGNKTPSVPARAAQPHSNHTPVPHPRTSLSVASSGARGGQRAQDSPKLLRNARATSSPTPPSRGSGQSTENSSHKPSPIKFSPTAPSSPQVRGSSLQKRSPSPMRDQHLSHVDVPQRLRTPEPPGSTSLRELPPLSPYLSRRGTPGSQGSTSSPASLGFTAKPVPESPQGHRKLIAPSKAEAMRALYAQSPSSLSGPEKEPGGRQLRPSLGSGIVSGLGSLSGSSPFSSPRSQRKTPCMTMTGSSSKEQSLTKPYTRERKNSISEISDNEDELLEYHRWQREERLREQEMEKLERQRLETILNLCAEYNHEDSAMELAGVVSSGSLGGVGGTCPDTGRGLSLQGVDRPQRARENDEETQREESSSTESTHQECEELLAGQEQVYIEEERTRILARVDDLKQRVSELEQQLQETKQEVEMEQALLQAERRAEQEQVEAENEIIAQLQLKLSQLDKATQKEKDKGRANVSAERKVLEKQRNEYNELKRQFDKCPLSLREQLQEQLSRKAEALESGTKQFEELEFCQLEEESSLEERKDTQTSQLLQERAEYHCSVAKRKEKVGTLEAQAKQLGLQAARDCEKMVQDRTVVLQLLHKEQDRLCSLEKRYHSLTGGRNFPKPNSSMKESQPELSRNTMPPINLERWYQDIMAAGEPQSCPPPLPAKSFSARRQGQLLKSKSDGEVGQAASCSAAVPLHSSSVAHEKNASTKGLQLMLREMSNPLDMDSRRQLALQTKDLSPTVHHSILHHQSPPSGNQAYDTLSLESSDSMETSVSTGNSACTPESACGLEAQRIEEMEKMLKEAQQEKARLIENREREVQTRRQMLEEERRRREEAERRLQDETAHRQRLVEEEVKMREKHFSQARPMTRYLPNRKEEFDLRAHVESSGHSVDTCPYVILTEKMCKGHLVKMGGKIKSWKKRWFVFDRLKRNFCYYVDKHETKLKGLIYFQAIEEVYYDHLRSAAKSPNPSLTFCVKTHDRLYYMVAPSPEAMRIWMDVIVTGAEGYTQFMS, encoded by the exons ATG GATCTTCATGTGTCAGATAACTCTGACAGTCCAGACGACATGGAGCGCATGAGCAGGAACAAAGTGGAACATGGGCGACAGACGCACCAGGTCTTACAG acCACTCCTTTAGACCTGTTTGAGACGGGCAAGTCCCTGAAAGTCCAGGCAGAGCGCCCCCACCTGGTTAGTTTGGGAAGTGGACGCCTGAGCACAGCCATCACCTTGCTACCACTGCTGGAAG GGAGAACCACGCTCGGCAGTGGGGGGACAGATATCCCTCTGCAGGGCCACGGCATCGCAGCTCAGCACTGCTACATTGAAAACCAAGCAGGCAGCATCACTCTGTACCCATGTGGAAACCAGTGCTCCGTGGATGGCCTTCCCATCACCAAACCCTATCGCCTGACACAAG GGTGCATGCTGTGTTTTGGCCAGTCCGCCTTTTTCCGCTTCAACCATCCAGAGGAGGCCCTGCGGATGAAGAGCATGCTGCCTGGAGGGAGCCAAGGACTGAGCACCACAAGAACTCATCCTACCG ACTTCTACAGTGTCCTGAACGGGAACCATCAGTCTCTTCCAGGCAACGGAGACTCCAAAGTTAATAACATAGCAGGGAACCTCCAGGACTCTTTGGTGCTGAAGCCCTCATCGTCATCGGGATCTGGTAAACTGCCTACACATCGGtcctctcctccaaacatgcTCAATGGGAGAAACGGCTCCATGACAGATGACTCCATTTATGAAAACAGTAGCAGCTTTCTGGGCCAGAACCTTGGCAACAAAACCCCTTCAGTACCTGCCAGGGCGGCTCAACCACACTCCAACCACACTCCTGTCCCCCATCCACGGACCTCACTCTCTGTGGCCTCAAGCGGTGCTAGAGGTGGTCAGAGGGCCCAGGACAGCCCGAAGCTTCTAAGGAATGCAAGAGCCACATCAAGCCCAACACCACCTAGCAGGGGGTCAGGACAGAGCACAGAAAACTCAAGCCACAAACCATCCCCCATTAAATTCTCCCCCACAGCTCCATCCAGCCCTCAAGTAAGAGGTTCTTCCCTACAGAAGAGATCCCCCAGTCCTATGAGAGATCAGCACCTGTCTCATGTAGACGTCCCTCAGAGGCTCAGGACTCCAGAGCCACCAGGGTCCACCAGCCTGAGGGAACTTCCTCCTCTCAGTCCTTACTTGTCCCGCAGAGGGACACCAGGATCACAGGGCTCGACTTCCTCCCCTGCCTCACTGGGCTTCACAGCTAAACCCGTCCCTGAGAGCCCCCAGGGCCACCGCAAACTCATAGCTCCTTCAAAAGCAGAGGCCATGAGGGCACTGTATGCCCAGAGTCCATCATCACTCTCTGGGCCGGAGAAGGAGCCTGGGGGCAGACAGCTGAGGCCCAGCCTGGGAAGTGGCATTGTTTCAGGCCTGGGCTCTCTGTCTGGGTCGTCTCCTTTTTCTAGCCCTCGTAGCCAAAGAAAGACCCCATGCATGACCATGACAGGATCATCGAGCAAGGAACAGAGTCTTACAAAACCATACACCCGGGAACGCAAAAACAGCATCTCTGAGATCAGTGACAATGAGGACGAGTTGCTGGAGTACCACCgctggcagagagaggagaggctgcgggagcaggagatggagaaaCTG GAGCGACAGAGGCTGGAGACCATCCTTAATCTGTGTGCGGAGTATAATCATGAGGACAGCGCTATGGAGCTGGCCGGGGTGGTGAGCAGTGGGTCGCTGGGGGGTGTTGGAGGAACCTGCCCGGACACAGGACGGGGGCTGTCCCTTCAGGGAGTAGACAGACCCCAGAGGGCGAGAGAGAACGATGAGGAGACCCAGAGAGAGGAgtccagcagcacagagagcacTCATCAAGAG TGTGAAGAGCTGTTAGCTGGTCAGGAGCAGGTCTAcatagaggaggagaggaccaGGATCTTGGCCAGGGTCGATGACTTGAagcagagagtcagtgaactggAGCAGCAGCTACAAGAGACCAAACAGgag GTGGAGATGGAGCAAGCCCTGCTGCAGGCAGAGAGGCGGgcagagcaggagcaggtggaggctgaaaatgaaatcatcgctcagctgcagctcaaacTCAGCCAGCTGGACAAGGCCACCCAGAAGGAGAAGGACAAG GGGAGGGCTAATGTGTCGGCTGAGCGGAAGGTCCTGGAAAAGCAGAGGAATGAGTACAATGAGCTGAAGAGGCAGTTTGATAAGTGCCCCTTGTCTCTAAGGGAACAGTTACAGGAGCAGCTCAGCAGG AAAGCTGAGGCTCTGGAGTCTGGGACCAAGCAGTTTGAGGAGCTGGAGTTCtgccagctggaggaggagagcagcctggaggagaggaaggacacTCAGACCTCACAGCTTCTCCAAGAGCGAGCCGAGTATCACTGCAGTGTGGCCAAGAGGAAG GAGAAGGTGGGCACTCTGGAAGCTCAGGCGAAGCAGCTGGGGTTACAGGCAGCTCGAGACTGCGAGAAGATGGTTCAAGACAGGACAGTGGTTCTGCAGCTGTTACACAAG GAGCAAGACAGGTTGTGTTCCCTGGAGAAGAGGTACCACAGCCTGACAGGAGGGAGAAACTTCCCAAAGCCCAACAGCAGCATGAAAGAG AGCCAGCCTGAGCTGAGCAGGAACACAATGCCTCCTATTAACCTCGAGCGCTGGTACCAGGACATCATGGCTGCTGGAGAGCCTCAATCATGTCCTCCACCATTGCCTGCAAAGTCTTTTTCCGCACGCAGACAGGGGCAG CTATTGAAGTCCAAATCAGATGGCGAGGTTGGACAGGCAGCATCATGCAGCGCCGCAGTCCCACTGCACTCTAGCAGTGTCGCTCATGAGAAAAATGCATCCACCAAG gGGTTACAGTTAATGCTGAGAGAGATGTCAAACCCATTGGACATGGACTCCAGGAGGCAGTTGGCTCTGCAGACCAAAG ATCTGTCTCCCACAGTCCATCACTCCATCCTGCACCATCAGTCGCCACCGAGTGGCAACCAAGCTTACGACACCCTGAGCCTCGAGAGCTCAGACAGCATGGAGACCAGCGTCTCCACCGGCAACTCCGCCTGTACCCCAGAAAG CGCCTGTGGGTTAGAGGCCCAGAGGAtagaggagatggagaagatgTTGAAGGAGGCGCAGCAGGAGAAAGCCAGGCTGATTGAGAACCGA GAGAGGGAGGTGCAGACTCGGCGGCAGATGTTGGAGGAGGAGCGGAGGAGGCGAGAGGAGGCCGAGAGGAGGCTTCAGGATGAGACGGCCCACAGGCAgaggctggtggaggaggaggtgaagatgagagagaaacacttctccCAG GCCCGTCCAATGACACGCTATCTGCCAAACCGGAAGGAGGAGTTTGACCTGCGTGCCCACGTGGAGTCGTCCGGCCACAGCGTCGACACCTGTCCCTACGTCATCCTCACAGAGAAGATGTGCAAGGGCCACCTGGTGAAGATGGGTGGCAAAATCAAATCATGGAAGAAACGCTGGTTCGTTTTCGACCGTCTCAAGAGGAACTTCTGTTATTACGTGG aCAAGCACGAGACCAAGCTGAAAGGGCTCATTTACTTTCAGGCGATTGAGGAGGTTTATTACGATCACCTACGCAGTGCCGCCAAG AGCCCCAACCCGTCTTTGACCTTCTGCGTGAAAACCCACGACCGCCTCTACTACATGGTGGCCCCGTCCCCGGAGGCCATGAGGATCTGGATGGATGTCATAGTAACGGGTGCCGAGGGCTACACGCAGTTCATGAGCTGA
- the phldb1a gene encoding pleckstrin homology-like domain family B member 1 isoform X7: protein MDLHVSDNSDSPDDMERMSRNKVEHGRQTHQVLQTTPLDLFETGKSLKVQAERPHLVSLGSGRLSTAITLLPLLEGRTTLGSGGTDIPLQGHGIAAQHCYIENQAGSITLYPCGNQCSVDGLPITKPYRLTQGCMLCFGQSAFFRFNHPEEALRMKSMLPGGSQGLSTTRTHPTDFYSVLNGNHQSLPGNGDSKVNNIAGNLQDSLVLKPSSSSGSGKLPTHRSSPPNMLNGRNGSMTDDSIYENSSSFLGQNLGNKTPSVPARAAQPHSNHTPVPHPRTSLSVASSGARGGQRAQDSPKLLRNARATSSPTPPSRGSGQSTENSSHKPSPIKFSPTAPSSPQVRGSSLQKRSPSPMRDQHLSHVDVPQRLRTPEPPGSTSLRELPPLSPYLSRRGTPGSQGSTSSPASLGFTAKPVPESPQGHRKLIAPSKAEAMRALYAQSPSSLSGPEKEPGGRQLRPSLGSGIVSGLGSLSGSSPFSSPRSQRKTPCMTMTGSSSKEQSLTKPYTRERKNSISEISDNEDELLEYHRWQREERLREQEMEKLERQRLETILNLCAEYNHEDSAMELAGVVSSGSLGGVGGTCPDTGRGLSLQGVDRPQRARENDEETQREESSSTESTHQECEELLAGQEQVYIEEERTRILARVDDLKQRVSELEQQLQETKQEVEMEQALLQAERRAEQEQVEAENEIIAQLQLKLSQLDKATQKEKDKGRANVSAERKVLEKQRNEYNELKRQFDKCPLSLREQLQEQLSRKAEALESGTKQFEELEFCQLEEESSLEERKDTQTSQLLQERAEYHCSVAKRKEKVGTLEAQAKQLGLQAARDCEKMVQDRTVVLQLLHKEQDRLCSLEKRYHSLTGGRNFPKPNSSMKELLKSKSDGEVGQAASCSAAVPLHSSSVAHEKNASTKGLQLMLREMSNPLDMDSRRQLALQTKDLSPTVHHSILHHQSPPSGNQAYDTLSLESSDSMETSVSTGNSACTPESACGLEAQRIEEMEKMLKEAQQEKARLIENREREVQTRRQMLEEERRRREEAERRLQDETAHRQRLVEEEVKMREKHFSQARPMTRYLPNRKEEFDLRAHVESSGHSVDTCPYVILTEKMCKGHLVKMGGKIKSWKKRWFVFDRLKRNFCYYVDKHETKLKGLIYFQAIEEVYYDHLRSAAKSPNPSLTFCVKTHDRLYYMVAPSPEAMRIWMDVIVTGAEGYTQFMS from the exons ATG GATCTTCATGTGTCAGATAACTCTGACAGTCCAGACGACATGGAGCGCATGAGCAGGAACAAAGTGGAACATGGGCGACAGACGCACCAGGTCTTACAG acCACTCCTTTAGACCTGTTTGAGACGGGCAAGTCCCTGAAAGTCCAGGCAGAGCGCCCCCACCTGGTTAGTTTGGGAAGTGGACGCCTGAGCACAGCCATCACCTTGCTACCACTGCTGGAAG GGAGAACCACGCTCGGCAGTGGGGGGACAGATATCCCTCTGCAGGGCCACGGCATCGCAGCTCAGCACTGCTACATTGAAAACCAAGCAGGCAGCATCACTCTGTACCCATGTGGAAACCAGTGCTCCGTGGATGGCCTTCCCATCACCAAACCCTATCGCCTGACACAAG GGTGCATGCTGTGTTTTGGCCAGTCCGCCTTTTTCCGCTTCAACCATCCAGAGGAGGCCCTGCGGATGAAGAGCATGCTGCCTGGAGGGAGCCAAGGACTGAGCACCACAAGAACTCATCCTACCG ACTTCTACAGTGTCCTGAACGGGAACCATCAGTCTCTTCCAGGCAACGGAGACTCCAAAGTTAATAACATAGCAGGGAACCTCCAGGACTCTTTGGTGCTGAAGCCCTCATCGTCATCGGGATCTGGTAAACTGCCTACACATCGGtcctctcctccaaacatgcTCAATGGGAGAAACGGCTCCATGACAGATGACTCCATTTATGAAAACAGTAGCAGCTTTCTGGGCCAGAACCTTGGCAACAAAACCCCTTCAGTACCTGCCAGGGCGGCTCAACCACACTCCAACCACACTCCTGTCCCCCATCCACGGACCTCACTCTCTGTGGCCTCAAGCGGTGCTAGAGGTGGTCAGAGGGCCCAGGACAGCCCGAAGCTTCTAAGGAATGCAAGAGCCACATCAAGCCCAACACCACCTAGCAGGGGGTCAGGACAGAGCACAGAAAACTCAAGCCACAAACCATCCCCCATTAAATTCTCCCCCACAGCTCCATCCAGCCCTCAAGTAAGAGGTTCTTCCCTACAGAAGAGATCCCCCAGTCCTATGAGAGATCAGCACCTGTCTCATGTAGACGTCCCTCAGAGGCTCAGGACTCCAGAGCCACCAGGGTCCACCAGCCTGAGGGAACTTCCTCCTCTCAGTCCTTACTTGTCCCGCAGAGGGACACCAGGATCACAGGGCTCGACTTCCTCCCCTGCCTCACTGGGCTTCACAGCTAAACCCGTCCCTGAGAGCCCCCAGGGCCACCGCAAACTCATAGCTCCTTCAAAAGCAGAGGCCATGAGGGCACTGTATGCCCAGAGTCCATCATCACTCTCTGGGCCGGAGAAGGAGCCTGGGGGCAGACAGCTGAGGCCCAGCCTGGGAAGTGGCATTGTTTCAGGCCTGGGCTCTCTGTCTGGGTCGTCTCCTTTTTCTAGCCCTCGTAGCCAAAGAAAGACCCCATGCATGACCATGACAGGATCATCGAGCAAGGAACAGAGTCTTACAAAACCATACACCCGGGAACGCAAAAACAGCATCTCTGAGATCAGTGACAATGAGGACGAGTTGCTGGAGTACCACCgctggcagagagaggagaggctgcgggagcaggagatggagaaaCTG GAGCGACAGAGGCTGGAGACCATCCTTAATCTGTGTGCGGAGTATAATCATGAGGACAGCGCTATGGAGCTGGCCGGGGTGGTGAGCAGTGGGTCGCTGGGGGGTGTTGGAGGAACCTGCCCGGACACAGGACGGGGGCTGTCCCTTCAGGGAGTAGACAGACCCCAGAGGGCGAGAGAGAACGATGAGGAGACCCAGAGAGAGGAgtccagcagcacagagagcacTCATCAAGAG TGTGAAGAGCTGTTAGCTGGTCAGGAGCAGGTCTAcatagaggaggagaggaccaGGATCTTGGCCAGGGTCGATGACTTGAagcagagagtcagtgaactggAGCAGCAGCTACAAGAGACCAAACAGgag GTGGAGATGGAGCAAGCCCTGCTGCAGGCAGAGAGGCGGgcagagcaggagcaggtggaggctgaaaatgaaatcatcgctcagctgcagctcaaacTCAGCCAGCTGGACAAGGCCACCCAGAAGGAGAAGGACAAG GGGAGGGCTAATGTGTCGGCTGAGCGGAAGGTCCTGGAAAAGCAGAGGAATGAGTACAATGAGCTGAAGAGGCAGTTTGATAAGTGCCCCTTGTCTCTAAGGGAACAGTTACAGGAGCAGCTCAGCAGG AAAGCTGAGGCTCTGGAGTCTGGGACCAAGCAGTTTGAGGAGCTGGAGTTCtgccagctggaggaggagagcagcctggaggagaggaaggacacTCAGACCTCACAGCTTCTCCAAGAGCGAGCCGAGTATCACTGCAGTGTGGCCAAGAGGAAG GAGAAGGTGGGCACTCTGGAAGCTCAGGCGAAGCAGCTGGGGTTACAGGCAGCTCGAGACTGCGAGAAGATGGTTCAAGACAGGACAGTGGTTCTGCAGCTGTTACACAAG GAGCAAGACAGGTTGTGTTCCCTGGAGAAGAGGTACCACAGCCTGACAGGAGGGAGAAACTTCCCAAAGCCCAACAGCAGCATGAAAGAG CTATTGAAGTCCAAATCAGATGGCGAGGTTGGACAGGCAGCATCATGCAGCGCCGCAGTCCCACTGCACTCTAGCAGTGTCGCTCATGAGAAAAATGCATCCACCAAG gGGTTACAGTTAATGCTGAGAGAGATGTCAAACCCATTGGACATGGACTCCAGGAGGCAGTTGGCTCTGCAGACCAAAG ATCTGTCTCCCACAGTCCATCACTCCATCCTGCACCATCAGTCGCCACCGAGTGGCAACCAAGCTTACGACACCCTGAGCCTCGAGAGCTCAGACAGCATGGAGACCAGCGTCTCCACCGGCAACTCCGCCTGTACCCCAGAAAG CGCCTGTGGGTTAGAGGCCCAGAGGAtagaggagatggagaagatgTTGAAGGAGGCGCAGCAGGAGAAAGCCAGGCTGATTGAGAACCGA GAGAGGGAGGTGCAGACTCGGCGGCAGATGTTGGAGGAGGAGCGGAGGAGGCGAGAGGAGGCCGAGAGGAGGCTTCAGGATGAGACGGCCCACAGGCAgaggctggtggaggaggaggtgaagatgagagagaaacacttctccCAG GCCCGTCCAATGACACGCTATCTGCCAAACCGGAAGGAGGAGTTTGACCTGCGTGCCCACGTGGAGTCGTCCGGCCACAGCGTCGACACCTGTCCCTACGTCATCCTCACAGAGAAGATGTGCAAGGGCCACCTGGTGAAGATGGGTGGCAAAATCAAATCATGGAAGAAACGCTGGTTCGTTTTCGACCGTCTCAAGAGGAACTTCTGTTATTACGTGG aCAAGCACGAGACCAAGCTGAAAGGGCTCATTTACTTTCAGGCGATTGAGGAGGTTTATTACGATCACCTACGCAGTGCCGCCAAG AGCCCCAACCCGTCTTTGACCTTCTGCGTGAAAACCCACGACCGCCTCTACTACATGGTGGCCCCGTCCCCGGAGGCCATGAGGATCTGGATGGATGTCATAGTAACGGGTGCCGAGGGCTACACGCAGTTCATGAGCTGA